The following proteins are co-located in the Cryptosporangium phraense genome:
- a CDS encoding GNAT family N-acetyltransferase, with protein MTADMVVLRISPPAAPDPATDLLRRCALDAPDGPRFLLVDVAGEDPHRALAAAVVLAVRPGRARLVALAVDPDFRRRGLATRLMSDVRRSLNGAGTVLELCIEADGRLTNILHGLGFAEDPGPENADYAADTGGRRWVSRDT; from the coding sequence GTGACGGCGGACATGGTGGTGCTGCGGATCTCGCCCCCGGCCGCGCCGGACCCGGCGACGGACCTCCTGCGCCGGTGCGCGCTCGACGCTCCCGACGGGCCGCGGTTCCTGCTGGTCGACGTCGCCGGTGAGGATCCGCACCGGGCCCTGGCGGCCGCGGTCGTGCTCGCCGTGCGTCCGGGCCGGGCCCGGTTGGTCGCCCTCGCGGTCGACCCGGATTTCCGCCGCCGCGGTCTGGCCACCCGCCTCATGTCGGACGTCCGGCGAAGCCTGAATGGGGCCGGAACGGTGCTCGAGCTCTGTATCGAGGCCGATGGGCGATTGACGAACATCCTGCACGGACTCGGCTTTGCGGAGGATCCCGGGCCGGAGAACGCCGATTACGCTGCCGACACTGGGGGGCGTCGCTGGGTGTCCCGAGACACCTGA
- a CDS encoding AfsR/SARP family transcriptional regulator, which produces MLDFRLLGPLVVLDGHGQPIEIGPRKERAILAMLLITPGEVLPLDRLIDQLWADEPPSSATGTLQAYISQLRRTLEPDRAPRTPPRTLLTREPGYLLDVDPAQVDLVRFTRDVDAGRQALRAGDPAAADAHFRASVTHWRGSALQDFSDLAFAQPTITRMHDLHLESHELQIEAWLALGRHTEAVLKLEQIVERHRFRERFWALLALALYRGGRQADALGALQRVRGVLADELGLDPGPELREIESKILRQDRSLDVVPPPGPAPIPAPAEALAPFPTQPHPSRPAAEARPTVPALPGAAAAPLIARDFQLGWITNRLRELPRGRGGVVLLTGEAGIGKTRLARAAADAATDLGFGVAWGRCVESSASPAFWPWLQVLEASSPASDSALSLLTGKTPATDPDPDAARFQLHADVANALLAHDAPALIVIEDLHWADASSLELLAFVAGELHRSPTLILVTLRQEAGDHAEALHHTLGDVARQPGVERIGVHPFTAEDTELYLAAHHVEATPELARTLHDRTGGNPFYLGELLRLLSSEHPAALAGSEAVTSAVPAGVREVIDRRVARLPQDTQALLRAAAVGGRDIDVDVLQLVLELDDERVLTLLEPAVASGLVEELPDGWDYRFSHALVRDALYVGLSRLQRARLHRRVGEALETRDGNPAELAHHFGLAARVGSSAKAVDYAVKAAHQAAAQRAHPEAVEFWELALAALDQNSPVSRRDLLIELGRARRNCSDTEGAREALDEAVQLALADGDERTVVEAVTVFGGVTAWNWRPYGVVDDRMVQILRDRVDAPGLTDAQRAAMLGTLGVELYYGPQRAEGERHAARAVELARPLNDPALLGQTLNNFYIAAWVPEREADRTRATTEAIGLAGLPRPHELVARIHRMGNLMRAGDLAGFDGDLARARELVGEVNRPELDGVLRFAEATRTMLSGRYEEGERLSAEALEFHHRTSLWGGELPHLVQLFTSRRAQGRSGEALEQLLEYAGKPAFEVLRPATILSAVEAGDEVYARRLVGRWGTTIKSNWATDFLLVQWALVGAQLGTPDPEAVLAELMPYAGWLATLGTSGTCWGSTHHHVAAVLGALGRMEEARAHAVKALSAHRALGFPTLAQRTEALVAQLR; this is translated from the coding sequence GTGCTGGACTTTCGCTTACTCGGCCCCCTGGTGGTGCTGGACGGGCACGGGCAGCCGATCGAGATCGGGCCCCGCAAGGAGCGCGCGATCCTCGCGATGCTGCTCATCACGCCGGGCGAGGTGCTGCCGCTCGACCGCCTGATCGACCAGCTCTGGGCCGACGAGCCGCCGTCGAGCGCCACCGGCACGCTGCAGGCCTACATCTCCCAGCTCCGCCGGACGCTGGAGCCCGACCGGGCTCCGCGGACTCCGCCCCGTACGCTGCTGACCCGCGAGCCGGGGTATCTGCTCGACGTCGACCCCGCGCAGGTGGATCTCGTCCGCTTCACGCGTGACGTGGACGCCGGGCGGCAGGCGCTCCGGGCGGGGGACCCGGCCGCGGCCGACGCGCATTTCCGGGCGTCGGTGACGCATTGGCGCGGGTCGGCGCTGCAGGACTTCTCCGACCTGGCGTTCGCCCAGCCGACGATCACCCGGATGCACGACCTGCACCTCGAGTCGCACGAGTTGCAGATCGAAGCCTGGCTCGCGCTGGGGCGTCACACCGAGGCGGTGCTGAAGCTCGAGCAGATCGTCGAGCGGCACCGGTTCCGGGAGCGGTTCTGGGCGTTGCTGGCGCTGGCGCTGTACCGGGGCGGCCGTCAGGCCGACGCGCTGGGCGCGCTCCAGCGGGTCCGGGGGGTGCTGGCGGACGAGCTGGGGCTGGATCCGGGGCCTGAACTCCGCGAGATCGAGTCGAAGATCCTCCGCCAGGACCGATCCCTCGACGTGGTTCCGCCCCCCGGCCCGGCCCCGATCCCGGCCCCGGCCGAGGCGTTGGCTCCGTTTCCCACTCAGCCGCACCCGAGCCGGCCGGCGGCGGAGGCGCGGCCCACCGTCCCGGCGCTACCGGGAGCCGCCGCCGCGCCGCTGATCGCCCGGGACTTCCAGCTCGGCTGGATCACCAACCGGCTCCGGGAGCTCCCGCGAGGCCGAGGCGGAGTCGTCCTGCTCACCGGCGAGGCCGGCATCGGCAAGACCCGGCTGGCCCGGGCGGCCGCCGACGCCGCCACCGACCTGGGCTTCGGCGTCGCCTGGGGCCGCTGCGTCGAGAGCAGCGCCTCACCGGCCTTCTGGCCCTGGCTCCAGGTCCTCGAGGCCTCGTCCCCCGCTTCGGACTCGGCGCTGAGCCTCCTCACCGGAAAGACACCGGCCACCGACCCGGATCCCGACGCGGCCCGCTTCCAGCTCCACGCCGACGTCGCCAACGCCCTGCTCGCCCACGACGCCCCGGCCCTCATCGTCATCGAGGACCTGCACTGGGCCGACGCCTCGTCGCTGGAGCTCCTCGCGTTCGTCGCCGGTGAGCTCCACCGCTCCCCCACGCTCATCCTGGTCACGCTCCGCCAGGAAGCCGGCGACCACGCCGAGGCCCTCCACCACACGCTCGGCGACGTCGCCCGCCAGCCCGGCGTCGAGCGGATCGGCGTCCACCCGTTCACCGCCGAGGACACCGAGCTGTACCTCGCCGCCCACCACGTCGAGGCCACCCCGGAGCTGGCCCGCACCCTCCACGACCGCACCGGCGGCAACCCGTTCTACCTGGGCGAACTCCTCCGGCTGCTGAGCAGCGAGCACCCGGCCGCCCTGGCCGGGAGCGAGGCCGTCACCTCGGCGGTCCCGGCCGGCGTCCGCGAGGTGATCGACCGCCGGGTCGCCCGGCTCCCCCAGGACACCCAGGCGCTCCTGCGCGCCGCCGCGGTCGGTGGCCGCGACATCGACGTCGACGTCCTCCAGCTCGTGCTGGAGCTCGACGACGAACGCGTGCTCACGCTGCTCGAACCGGCCGTGGCCAGCGGCCTGGTCGAAGAGCTGCCGGACGGCTGGGACTACCGGTTCTCGCACGCGCTCGTCCGGGACGCGCTCTACGTCGGGCTCAGCCGTCTGCAGCGCGCCCGGCTGCACCGCCGGGTCGGCGAGGCGCTGGAGACCCGCGACGGCAACCCGGCCGAGCTCGCCCACCACTTCGGCCTGGCCGCCCGCGTCGGCAGCAGCGCGAAGGCCGTCGACTACGCGGTGAAGGCGGCCCACCAGGCCGCGGCCCAGCGGGCCCACCCGGAGGCGGTCGAGTTCTGGGAGCTCGCGCTGGCCGCACTCGACCAGAACTCGCCGGTCAGCCGGCGCGACCTGCTGATCGAACTCGGCCGCGCCCGCCGCAACTGCAGCGACACCGAGGGCGCGCGCGAGGCGCTCGACGAGGCCGTCCAGCTGGCGCTGGCCGACGGCGACGAGCGGACCGTCGTCGAGGCGGTGACGGTGTTCGGCGGGGTGACCGCCTGGAACTGGCGTCCGTATGGCGTCGTCGACGACCGCATGGTGCAGATCCTCCGCGATCGGGTCGACGCTCCGGGCCTGACCGACGCGCAGCGGGCCGCGATGCTGGGGACGCTGGGCGTCGAGCTCTACTACGGACCGCAGCGAGCCGAAGGCGAGCGGCACGCGGCCCGGGCCGTCGAGCTGGCCCGGCCGTTGAACGACCCGGCGCTGCTCGGGCAGACGCTGAACAACTTCTACATCGCGGCCTGGGTGCCGGAGCGGGAGGCCGACCGCACCAGGGCCACCACCGAGGCCATCGGGCTGGCCGGCCTGCCGAGGCCGCACGAGCTGGTCGCCCGCATCCACCGCATGGGCAACCTCATGCGCGCCGGCGACCTGGCCGGTTTCGACGGAGACCTGGCCCGAGCCCGGGAGCTGGTCGGCGAGGTCAACCGCCCGGAGCTCGACGGCGTGCTGAGGTTCGCCGAGGCGACCCGCACCATGCTCTCCGGACGCTACGAGGAGGGCGAACGGCTCTCGGCCGAGGCGCTGGAGTTCCACCATCGCACCAGCCTCTGGGGCGGTGAGCTGCCGCACCTGGTGCAGCTGTTCACCAGCCGCCGGGCCCAGGGCCGATCGGGCGAGGCGCTCGAGCAGCTCCTCGAGTACGCGGGCAAGCCCGCGTTCGAGGTCCTGCGCCCGGCGACCATCCTGTCGGCCGTGGAGGCCGGCGACGAGGTCTACGCGCGCCGCCTGGTGGGCCGCTGGGGGACGACGATCAAGTCGAACTGGGCGACGGATTTCCTGCTGGTGCAGTGGGCGCTGGTGGGGGCGCAATTAGGGACGCCCGACCCGGAGGCGGTGCTGGCGGAGCTGATGCCGTACGCGGGGTGGCTGGCGACGCTGGGGACGTCGGGCACGTGCTGGGGATCGACGCATCACCACGTTGCGGCGGTGCTGGGCGCGTTGGGCCGCATGGAGGAGGCGAGGGCGCATGCTGTGAAGGCGTTGAGCGCGCACCGGGCGCTGGGGTTCCCGACGTTGGCGCAGCGTACGGAGGCGTTGGTGGCGCAACTCAGGTAG